One Pyrus communis chromosome 4, drPyrComm1.1, whole genome shotgun sequence genomic region harbors:
- the LOC137732249 gene encoding uncharacterized protein, whose translation MGTEILRPRDCLIERIRVPPASFSRRKSSYYGNPVVNQNYVSNPRSRKPAVRYEQRRIEAQPPPAVVAKRSSSDDERQGFKMEKVTILRRGESLDSKMNEKGGLAGTGTERPRPGPETVQKQVRIVDLRSPVGGKTNVYAGSSFVVSPEPIALPLPSFSRKKQVSKVVDDDSATRDLRRLLRLG comes from the coding sequence ATGGGGACTGAGATCTTACGGCCTCGGGATTGTCTGATCGAAAGGATCAGAGTCCCTCCGGCGTCGTTTTCGCGCCGGAAGAGCAGCTACTATGGGAACCCCGTTGTTAACCAGAATTACGTTTCTAACCCTAGATCTAGGAAGCCGGCGGTGCGATATGAACAAAGGAGAATCGAGGCGCAGCCACCGCCCGCGGTGGTCGCGAAGAGATCCAGCTCCGACGATGAACGTCAGGGCTTCAAGATGGAGAAAGTCACAATCTTGAGGCGCGGAGAGTCGCTGGACTCGAAGATGAATGAAAAGGGCGGTTTGGCTGGTACTGGGACCGAGAGGCCGCGGCCCGGCCCGGAAACGGTACAGAAGCAGGTGCGGATAGTGGATCTGAGGTCTCCGGTGGGTGGTAAGACCAACGTGTACGCCGGATCGTCGTTCGTGGTGTCGCCGGAGCCGATCGCCCTCCCGTTGCCGTCGTTTTCGAGGAAGAAGCAGGTGTCAAAGGTCGTTGACGACGACTCGGCAACCCGAGACCTGAGGCGGTTGCTCCGGCTCGGTTGA